The DNA sequence GCGATGGCGGAGGAGGTGTTGCGGCTGTACCAGGAAACCTACTATGACCTGAACATGCGGCACTTTCACGAGAAGCTGCGCGAGCAACACGGCATCCAGCTGAGCTACACGTGGGTGCAGAAGGCGCTGCAGGGTGCGGGCTTGGTGGCCAAGCGGGGTAGGCGGGCCAAGCATCGGCGGAGACGGGAGCCTCGACCGCTGCCGGGGATGCTGCTGCACATCGACGGGAGCAAGCACCAGTGGTTCAGCGATGAGCGATGGTATGACCTGATCGTGATCCTGGATGATGCGACGAAGGAGATCTACTACGCACAGTTGGTGGAGGAGGAATCGACGCGGACGGTGATGGCGGGCCTGCGGCATGTGATTGAGTCGAAGGGTCTGTTCTGTGCGTTGTACAGCGACCGGGGCAGCCACTTTTTCGTGACGCCGAAAGCGGGCGGGAAGGTTGATAAGGGCCGTCTGACGCAGGTTGGGCGAGCGATGAAGGAGTTGGGCGTGCAGATGATCGCGGCCTACTCGCCACAAGCGCGAGGCCGGTCAGAGCGGAGCTTCGGGACCTGGCAGGGCCGACTGCCACAGGAGTTGCGGCTGGCGGGGATCACCACCGCGGAAAGGGCCAATGAGTTCTTGGCCGAACGTTACATTGGCGAGTTCAACGAGAAGTTCACGGTTGAGGCGAAGGAGACAGGGACGGCGTTTCGGAAGACGACGCGCGCCGATCTGAACTGGGTGTTCACGGTGCAGACTGAGCGCGTGGTAGATCGGGATAACACGGTGGCGATCGGCGACCAGAGCTGGCAACTGGAGAAGAGCCGTTTCCGCCACTCCCTGGCGAAGAGCACAGTGACCATTCACGAGCACCTGGATGGAACGGTGTCGATCCGATTTGGACCGCATGTGGTAGGCCGCTACACAGCCGAGGGCGCACGATTGCGGGACACTCGACAATCACGAAAGGAAGACTGTGGAAAAGGCGGGCCCGAGGAAGCCGAGGAAAACCGCGAGGCGGTTTCCCACGGCTCCCACCGTCCCTTGGAAATCCCGCCGAGCCGGGATTCCCACTTTCCCACCGCCCCGACGACGACGAGAAAGGTACGTCCGAAGACCCGGAAGCCGCCTTCGGCGAGCAGAAAAGGATCATCGGGTGCGGTCAACTGATGCGGACAGATCGTGTGTGAATAAAAGCGGACAGATTGACTTACTACCGACACAGGATGGGGCGCTAATTTGCATCGTCCAGCGGGCGGGCTCGGGCTGAGCATTCCTGCCGCGGGTCCATTCGCGTCGACCCCATGGTGGCGCTACGCTATGAGTGAGCAATGCAGATCTGGTGTGTACGGCCCGAGGAGTTCGCGCTGTTGCGCGAGGACCTGATTGAACTTTTGCAGGATGCCGTCGACAGCGGCGCCTCAGTGGGGTTTCTGCCTCCATTGACGCGCGAGGCGGCCGATGAATACTGGACCGGCGTGGAACAGCGCCTGCGCAGTCACGGCCTGGAACTGCTGGCGGCGCGCGATGAGTCCGGGATCCTTGGCTCCGTCCAATTGTCGCTGCCGCCGAACCAGAATGGCCGCCACCGGGCGGAGATCACCAAGCTGCTGGTACACCGGAGAGCGCGGCGACGTGGCGTGGGCCGCGGGCTGATGAACGCGGTGGAGGTGCAGGCGGCGGCGCTGGGGCGCAAACTGCTGGTGCTGGATACGCGCAAAGGCGACTTCGCCGAGCGGTTGTATGCCGCGATGGGCTATGTCCGCTTCGGCGAAGTGCCTCGCTATGCACGCAGTGCCAGCGGTGAGCTGCACACCACGGTGTTTTTCTACCGCGACCTTG is a window from the uncultured Paludibaculum sp. genome containing:
- a CDS encoding ISNCY family transposase — translated: MMKLQEVLLKAMAKKITWWSAAEIIGVSDRTMRRWRERLEEHGYSGLADRRKGRPSDKRVPLAMAEEVLRLYQETYYDLNMRHFHEKLREQHGIQLSYTWVQKALQGAGLVAKRGRRAKHRRRREPRPLPGMLLHIDGSKHQWFSDERWYDLIVILDDATKEIYYAQLVEEESTRTVMAGLRHVIESKGLFCALYSDRGSHFFVTPKAGGKVDKGRLTQVGRAMKELGVQMIAAYSPQARGRSERSFGTWQGRLPQELRLAGITTAERANEFLAERYIGEFNEKFTVEAKETGTAFRKTTRADLNWVFTVQTERVVDRDNTVAIGDQSWQLEKSRFRHSLAKSTVTIHEHLDGTVSIRFGPHVVGRYTAEGARLRDTRQSRKEDCGKGGPEEAEENREAVSHGSHRPLEIPPSRDSHFPTAPTTTRKVRPKTRKPPSASRKGSSGAVN
- a CDS encoding GNAT family N-acetyltransferase — encoded protein: MQIWCVRPEEFALLREDLIELLQDAVDSGASVGFLPPLTREAADEYWTGVEQRLRSHGLELLAARDESGILGSVQLSLPPNQNGRHRAEITKLLVHRRARRRGVGRGLMNAVEVQAAALGRKLLVLDTRKGDFAERLYAAMGYVRFGEVPRYARSASGELHTTVFFYRDLGVE